tatttattagcataatgaaaaattatttttttatttttgacaattttttaaatagctatcctttaaaattatttttcagCAACTTACGTTATGATAAGTTTTCAAAAACATTAATCGAAAATGTAACAAAAACCGGAACATTTTTCAGAACAATGTTGCCAGTATTTATTCCACTATGTATATATCAGTATATAAGACaagtatatttaaataaattaccAAAACAACATTAAGCGCGTACATATTTGTGTTTTTGAAGTGTACATACACATTCTTGTTATCTTCTTTTTGAAGCTAACACATTTTTGTtatctttcttttttatgcaCACACTATTATTAGGTCGATAGAGATCGTTATGCCGAagaaattttttatgaatattcaaaaaGTGATAATTTGAAAAGCTTTTATGATTCGTcgacaaaatataaaaatataaaaaactgGAGAATACAatatgatttatatttaattgatCAAGCTGTTAATTCGTAGAATgccaataaatataatttttttccaaaaaatgaataattcTACTTTTTGAAactcttcattttttatatacttttattcatatattatgtttttctttttttaccatttaactttttatataaataaaaatatatagctaaaatatacacacaAAGTTTGTGGTTTCAAGCTGTACATACATATcccataaaatatatacacatttgtcgataaaggaaataatataaaaaataataattataattatcgTTACATGTAATAAGGAATAATCACTCATAggtttattatattaatatgtagACGGTTTACAACTTATTGgtgttatttttaatatttttttgtgaaattattttttacaatttataCCCAAATTTGACAAAGAGAGCTcataatcatttttttttttctcaaatatttgtttacacacttttttttttgtttcttaTTAGTGAGAAAAAACACAAACATAAGCATAACTTTGTGAAGGAACATTATTactaaattttaataaataatttatttgtgtcaaaatgaaaaagggAATGCAAGTATATGTTCTAATTTatcttataatttttttagaaggatatttttctttatctcTATTTAGAACAAGTGTTTTTCATAAagaatgtaaaaataaaaaaaaaaactatttcATCTTAGAACATAAAATCTGTGTTTTTATTTCCCCACCTTTTCCTTCccttttaatttattatcagTTACTAAAACGGTAGAAAGACACCTAAGAGATGATTATGGAGGtgattaatatatgaacaaataataaaaaatatgtttgtagctttattttttttaagagaTAACATTAAATAAACTTGTATATTTACTcacttttgttttttactTAAAATAGACAAGGATGTAGCCGTTTTTAGGttcaataaaaaacaatagCACATAAATGCATACATAtagataaattaattaccaacttatataaaaataatatatttatatgtatgtatttcagggaaataataaggaattacaaaaatgagtaagcattaaaaaaattgaaccTAAAAATTACAGCGAAAACTTTACAATAAAAAACTATAAGTataaatgatttattttgaaattaacaaaaattattaaaattgtggattggtattaaaaataaacgttacaaattatttgtcttatttatttttaatgaaaatagtgatgtattttttaaccCATCCGAcgaagaaaaattaaaggtAAAAACAGGGCATCTTTTAATAacaatgtatatataaatatactgTTACATTTTTGAGTTGTTTAGATTTCCATTAGAAAATACGCAGGGGATAGGTTCATTCAAGAATATGATCATTTGATGAACGAAGTaggtttttatttttattcaacTATTTTagtaatttatttcattctATATAtgtcatatatatatcccCTAATTATTCCatgttatatatgtttttcctattttattttttacgaATTGAAGGATTCGAATGATCCACAGAAAGTATTAGCTAAGTCCATGATAAGTTTAATCAAACAACagtttataaaattgaaagAAATTGAAACACAATATGTTACACCAAATTTTGAAGCATACAAGGAAATTACAAAACTAAAACCTTTAGCACAAGTAATATATCATGGCCAATCTCTTCTACcccatatatatttattcccTTTATCCTTATTGgacaaaaatatacataattcTATATTGATACGAATTTAATAAGccttctattttttttcaatttaatatatacattataatttttttgtaatttaaGGAGCTAGACGCGGGttaaaatggaaataaaaaatatatatattttacttaaaaaaaggaatacATTATTCGATTATCTAATTAACTGGcttattataaaaagaaCCAAACTagcatatatatcataCACGTATGTTTGTTTTATTCATTTGATTTTtacttattatttaaacaGATACACCCTGTAATACCGAGGCGGAATGCAAAAAGCTAGAggtaataatgaaaaaaaaaaatttataataattagctagctattttttttcgctattaaaaatttttttatttaatagaatatgatgaatatatgcacatatgTTCGAAGTGGAGCAGATTTTGcatatgatatttttttagttacAACACATGTTGTGACTGTAATGATGGCTGTTCTATGTGcctgtatttttattggaCCTGTGCATGTGTGTGCTTTAAAGAATTTTCCGgtaataatacatataaatatatgaaaaaaaatttattgctgatcataataaaatgttatttttcCTGCACAAGCaatactaataataatattttttaaaaaatgtattattatttattgcCTTTTTAAAAGAGTGAACaccataaataatattattgtgggaatttatattttgtcattatttcattttggcttatttttatacattttttttattatccaGTATACATGCAAGTTACCTTACCCTGTCTTTTCAACCCTTTTTATGGCTACATCCTCTGTTTGGGAAGTGGTAATTGGATTTAACCATATAAAAACACACTTGAGTATGTATATTACAGTTTTTaatctttttattttatatttataaaaatatgtaaatttCTTTCGTAGGTAAAAGCTTCTACTGCTTTATGCAGAGTATATGGAggtatttaaaaaacatttcaaaaaatgaaaaaaaattatatattaaataagcaaattaattttatataaaaataaaaatttcatatgtttatatatgttaatttgtcactttttatattacaGATTTATCAATAATGTCAAAAATGGCATGAAGTTATAAAtgcttattttattgtatcGTGATTATACCATATCactatttcattttttggtGAAAAACTCataatttgtattaatCATAATtgttatcattattataattttgtcctttttttatttttcattccttatatttatatcattttgaCATTGCAAAAATCATTTTCTCGATTTCTATTACTACATTATTACCTACATACCCAACTCCTTTTAACTTGGCAATTCCGAGTGCTGGTTTGAACAAAATTTGTTCTACTTCCATCACTAATGTATCGCCTGAACaagtaataaataattaaaatataaaaattgaataGGTAAACATgaatatatgtgtataaatatatgatggtccgtttttattattccaaCCTGGTAAAACGGGTTTCTTCCATTTAACTCCATCTACCCCTGcgaaaagaaataaattgtctttactttttttttcactattTTTAAGACATAAAATACCACCTAATTGTGCTAATGCTTCTATTTGGAGAACACCAGGCATAATTGGTTTTTGAGGAAAATGaccattaaaaaaatgttcaTTTGTtgtaacattttttataccaattatttttttatttggttgtatatataatactttATCTACTAATAGAAATGGATATCTATGGGGAagtatgttttttatttgatcaATATCAATTATTTCGGAATTTAAATTTGGTGTAATATTAgatgaaattatttttgcaCTAATGTTATCATCTTTTTCAatgttattaatatatatatttatactatcatttttatttatcccattatttgatttttttaaattattttttttattaaaatgcTCAAAGGAtgggaataaaaaattgaagcCTTTCCTTTTTACACCCAAGGACAATACTGGAAAAAGGAcgtaaacaaaaattataaaaagtttCATCATGCATATTAAGAGATAAATAAGTGTATcacacatatattaatcagtgaaaataatttttcttttttcacAAACTTGAGTTTGGAAATATGTCAAAAAAATGGCAatcaaaatgaaataaaattatgacATATATACTAACTATTACATTTTGTTcgattttatttatttgcttTTATCGTGtggttttttatttttatattacgccgtatgatatttttattttcttgtttttttttttttggaaaaattaaaaataaactcTCACAAAATTACAACATTTCTATATAAGTGTGTGAGGGCTGATATTTCAggttgttatttttttttaatgtttttgagaaataaaagaaacttataaaaaagGTGTGTAAAATCAAagacatatatatgttatttgAAAGGATTGCATTTTATGTTAtccaaaataatatataaataaacattCCATATggtatgcatataatatttgcaACTTAGTGTAACCAGACTTAAagcatttaaaaaaattactagccaaacatttttttttttttttagtacaAATTtgtactaaaaaaaaaatgtatttttttgtatttcaTTGGAGCATAGTTGATGATGAGAtaactttattttacatttaattcagaaagaaaaaaaaataacactTTTCtgtttctttatatttaaattatttgtatctctaaaaattatatatatatttttttttttttttaaggtTTAATTATAGTAACAAAAgttttaaaatgttttatgtaatatatgcataaatgTATGCACATTGCTAATAACACACgtattaataatgatatatctTTTGCTCaatttcaatattattatatatgcaagtataggtaaatatataattattaaaaaaaaaaaaaaaattattcatcTTTCTCTACAGTTGTAACTTCAGACACATAAATACCGTCAAGAAACTTACGAATATCCTTATTTCTACATAAAACTGATTGATGTATTAAAGCAGCAGTTAAAGATACATTTTCTATGTCTGCTCCACTAACATATATTTCGTCTTTAACACTTGGGGATTTTTCAATAAGAACACCTGGTAATGCCTTAACAAATCTAACTCTTTTTTCTCCTAAATAATTTCTGATttcaattaatttattatcatttacaATATTCGAATTGATGGGAAAATGTGCATGTACTAATCtcattttgtataaaaattttttagttACTCCagtaaacatattttttaaatgagtGCACACAGTTCTTATACAAGCCAATCTATCTGGGACACCAAACCACATAACTacttttatgtatttttttaatttgtttaaacGTATGTCAATTGGCAAATGTCTAAAACTCTTTTTAAGTGTTCCATGTTTGCCTGTTACTGTTACTTTCCTTGAGTTTATTGCAACTTGGACTGCAGAGGggaagataaaaaaaaaattgtagaaaaaaaaatttatagaaaaaaaaaatattatagaaaaaatacaagTATTGAGGATAGACTAAACATGTTGTACAACttggtatatataatatgcattATACAGAACATGGGAAAAttagcatatatattatgcgCCTtcacaataataatagtttttttatatggcATATTCAACGTGCAATATGTttggaaaatatagaaaCTGGATATATCTGCATATTTCTGGTTTGTTATATGATAGTccatatgtacatatatataagtgcttgtttaatttttttgccatataatataactatatattttgtagttttattttcgtATTTCTCTCGAAAGTTTTGGCATTCATAGTAGCATGGTTAAtggtattttattaaataccCATCAATAATGCTTATAcaaatacataatatatatacccAGTTTATTTAgcatgaaatatataaaattatatagtCCATggtaaaatataaaaatatgtaaattattcttttccttttttttttgtttttatttagttATCTTACCTCCTTCAGgaattgtaattttttgtgAGGATACTATggttttcatttttaaaaaaattattaaaaaaaaatataattttaatcttaaggcttttttattattctttttatttttttgtaaattttgaaaaataattattttcctttatttttcttagtTTTTTTCTTCCTTTATTAATCATTAATAATGGgaattttgtttaaatatatttaatattttttttttttttcctttttccATAAATAAGAATTATAATGTTTTCATACTATTTTAGtagttttttatatacagtTTTATGTGCGctcaatattatatatatacaacatattatgatatattcatcattttattttttgttattctTTGATGGTAAAATAAGTTACCCATATACAAATGTCACATAAATATTGCTGAAGcactatatatttcatatataaattgtatcatatataaatagtataGAAAAAAGCCTGTACCCtcaaattaaaattgatatgatatacttttttttttacttctacaaatttataaatacatatttaatacTATATGCATTAgcatacaaatatataattataaatatatttaagcaccttatatatatatatatatatatatatatatatatataatatatatatatataatattttttttatagatttTTTCCTGGGTTTTTTCATGGCCCACCAATATTTCACTATTATAACTAATAAGGGTAAAATACGAATTAACAATGAAAATGTggtttttctttttttaatgagaatatggaaaaattaaaagaaataacaaataaatatatacaatttttatacattaatatttctttatatatttattatttattgcaatttttaaaaatataagaaaataaaaaaaatcgcCTAAAAAATTAACCGCTTTAATCActacatataaattattataagcTTAGTAGTAAACAAATAAcgaattaattattttttaatatatataattgtaaatattataaaatttatgaattaatatagaattatattatattaaaaatgtattgaAAAAAGGAACGATAAGCATATTCaaatagttatatatatatgcatttcaTTTACTTGTGACTTCACAGTTCCTCTATATATTCCTCTTAAagacatatataataaccAAAGCAACATTAACCAAAATTATGAATCTATTATTAGTTGTTTTTGAAATCTTTTAATCATATTTCCACATTAATCCAATACATATGTTGTTCGTATTAAATATACCTATATCCATACATATACATTTTGAATTTATCTCAGTATATAGTATTCGGGCAATAAACCATAATACAACTATAATATGGCGAATATacaataatgataaatatatggataaatatataggtttattttattatatttatttttttctgtttaatgttattataattgtggaaacaaaaaagggtgaatgcaaaaataaagtaaTGGTGTAAAAGTTAAGGAAATGGGGAAAAAGTGTATGAAAAAatcaaacaaaaaaaatattaaaaagttaaaaatttaatgttCAACAAAAGGAATCCGACAGTGTATATTCTTGAGTCATATGTATTtgttgtattatttttttattttctattatttgcaatttctttttttttattctaacgttttaaatatagtgcattaaaaacaattagagaaaaaaagaaaagagttatacaaaatagaaaaacaaaaaataatacaacaAACTTAGAATTAAAGCACATACTTcacattataatatttttatagcccttaaaatttttcattaaacgtggaaatttatatgggcgaacaaaaaatatgcattatacatgcatatatatacggTTTTTTCTTGGGaagaataattttatatatttaatttttaaaatatttatgaaataaaataattaaatattaatcaaataattattgtttcattattttatattattgtaatATGCACAAAtctacatatatttttgcacACAGTCAGGGACGTCTATATCAACTTTGAAAACTTTATCATATACAAATTGGGCAACCTgatctttatttttcttaaacaaatctttatatctttttatttcatcttttGTGTTTTGCTCAATTTTAGTCACAATCTCATCTTCAGCAGTAGATTTCTGAAAAAGTACATAatgaaaaaggaaaaaataagtatgtatatatatgtaattttattcattatgcacacaaaaaatgcacagttcatattttatatttggctatttttttcctaGCTATATTACTTCTTTATGTCCTTTAGTTAGACGCTCCTTTTCTTTGGCTCGAAAAATTTTCAACTCCTCCGTTGCTGTTGCTTCAGCTTCTTTTAGCATTTTTGCCCGTACTgataatatcaaaaaagaaaaagggggggagaaaaaaaatgttttaaaatattcttgccgttcataaaaataatagaatttaataaaaagtcttgtcataatttttttttatatatttgtggCTTTTCAAAATGGGGAGAATAATATCatcttataaaaaaaaataatcttACCATCTTTTGCCTTTTTAATTACTAGATCAGCTTCTTCTTCGGCTTTTAATAATTGTTGTATTAAAACGTTGGATCCTTTGCTTTGTGCCATTTtctttgtatttatatatatgatatttatatgtatttatatattttcttaattattttattagtatctcatattttttttttttttgcaatgctattataattaaaaagaaaccttttatatgataaagCAAAATTCACTTAATATTGACATATTTCTatgcttatatatatttttttaaaatcaggaaaataatgattttttcatttgaactcattcatatatatatgcattcaCATATTAATTACCTATGAGGgaaattttcttttttattattatttttcccTTTTCCCCGTTATTTTAAGCATACGAATAAATATGCACGAACtgtatattaatatttaagtATATTGCAATATGAACATTCAGGATATGGTCACAAAGTTTTTAAAACTTGCAAATcgtatatattaaaataaagtaGGTTTTGCATACATACGTTTTTTGTGAACAAATACGAACTAATATGGATATATGGTAAACTATcacaaacaaaaaataaaatagtactatagtaaaaaaaaaaaatatttttgtttgtgTAAATTTTAGGCAGTAGAATGCTATTGCTAATGAAGGTGTTTAAGAAtgctttatatttatttcattaattttattactatgtaatattaaatatatatatttttttatttatttcttcgtTTGGgctttaaaataaaataaaataaaatttgtgcattttaaaaatatcattttaacctgtatatgtaataagactataaatatttcgAGTGtgttaaaaagaaaaaaaatatatatgcaaagtatttgtaaatataattattcgACTTAAGAGAAAAAATGCACGCCATATACTATTCTTGTTACTAAATACAGCTTTGATGGacattaaaaatgtattattattatccattttgaccattttttattataaaaacgATAATGGAATTTTTCAATTAgctttaataataaataaagggacgcaattttttaaaatcataattatatacGTACCATTTActaaatgtaaaaatacaCTTATACCTTTTTTATTCCACGTCTTAAGTTATAAATCTACAAGattgaagaaaaagaatgagaaaaaaaacaaaacatGTACACATAAatgtgcatataatatatatatctatatatgtatatatgtgcaatttttttcttggGCTTGTTTTATTAAGCTATATTGATTTAATTAAGACAAGTTGCATTTGGgtatttttctatttttttttagtaacTGATGAAATGGttggaaaataataatatatatagtgtTGAAtttgctttatttttttaattaatcatttcctttttttctCAACCCCATTATcgatttttaatttatatactcTTTGTATCTAGCACGGGTAGTATATTGTCAGCTAGCTAAAAAATACgtacacacatatatatatttatatgtcctggttttgtaatataaatgagTTGAATATATAGAGAGGGGGAATAgtgatataatatatatatatattgcaaATTATGTTTGATGTATTTagaattatattattataggATTGGAGTGTTtcgataaaaataatacctAAATTTCAAGATGGGAATTCTCGAAAATGATatgaaagaaaataaaaatgaagaattaaaaaaaactacgaacaagaaaatatataaaaattccgaaaaattaaaaaaaaataaaaaaggggGCACTAATagtgaaataaataaaaactgtggaataattaaaattgttcGTGGGTGTCAAAATggtgataatatttttgactTTATCAATGGAGAAtacaaaaagaaatatataataaagggaataaataatactaGTGAAAATATAAGCGAGACAAATttagaacaaaaaaagagtgaatatatttttttcgaatcaattaattcatatgaattaaaaaagtataaaacAAGTgacattatatttaatatgttagttgatattacaaaaaataatatggaaaatttatataatgaaagtaattttttaaataaaggGTGGTCTAGTTTGAAAAAGCAAAAAGAATTTATGAGTAATAAATGTAAACTTATATTAggttttaaaaatgtagctggaaatgaaaaaaaaaatatgaccAAGTCAGGTAAAAATGatactaataataatgtaaataGCAAACAAGACAGAAATTGCCttggaaataatattgataagGAAAGCGACATAAACTTTATAAACGTattaaaaagtaataatCCAGAAAAAGTAgaagaatatttaaaaaataataaattagttTGCTTTGTCCATTATAGAATAATTCCTGATTATTATCcatatgaacaaaatattatttgctATTTGTAtgaaattcaaataattccCGATTTTAAAGGTATAGGTATAGGTAtccatttaatatatatgctagAAAGTTTATGCAAAagtattaaaataaataaaattttatgtaccgttttaaaaaataatactaatGCTGTAgcattttataaaaaaaaatgtttatttgAAATGGATGAAAATTCACCAGACAATTTTAACacaaataattcaaaacCATGTGAATatgaaattttaaaaaaagaaataattttatgaaaattttatccttgtcatttataaataaacttCAGTATTGAAACTTAAGTtgtgaatttttttttctcacACTATGTTTGTCTTATTTAGGATATTATcattgttatatttattacacaattttttaaataaattcgcaacaaattttttaatttaagaAATTATTGTTcgttatacatttttatttttttttaaatattaaaaatttttttttttttgtaagtTTCTTTGAAACACTATATCctatatatgtatgaatatataaatatcaaaaaatatacttaAATGCACTCTAATTATTGtttctaaaaatatgaattattCTACTATTGACATTATATATGTcctaaaaaaaacatatataataatgtattaCGCATATCTGCACATACATATGCAATTTTCAttctttataatattcCTATTTTGTTTGCTACTTCTAATGCATCATGATCTTTGGATAATCGAACATATGCCTTTTTATCTCCATTTAgcctatatataataaaattataaataaatatataaatatatggaaTGCTTATAAAATAATCGAAATTTTTGATAACATGAAGGATATagtattaacaaaaataatttaatccTTTCACTCACCTATTAAGAACATTGACTTTAGCACATTTAATATCGAACAAGGATTTAACagatttttttatttttcttttgtcAGCCCGTTTGTcacaaataaaaacaagggtgtttatttcttcgatttttttcattGCTTTTTCTGAGGTTAAaggatattttattataccaTATTTATCTAAAGTCTTTTTATAACACGACTTGAGAATTTTGGGGCATTTTggatttttctttaattttaagGTTTTTTTTCTGTGAAAAAAGGTAGgtgaaattttttatgaaatatacaaattataaaattgggaaagtaaatgataaatagTTCATGAGTGGGTGCAAAAGTTACATGTATagtatgtataaatatcaatgcaatttttttaattttaaaacacAAA
This DNA window, taken from Plasmodium berghei ANKA genome assembly, chromosome: 13, encodes the following:
- a CDS encoding beta-hydroxyacyl-ACP dehydratase, putative yields the protein MMKLFIIFVYVLFPVLSLGVKRKGFNFLFPSFEHFNKKNNLKKSNNGINKNDSINIYINNIEKDDNISAKIISSNITPNLNSEIIDIDQIKNILPHRYPFLLVDKVLYIQPNKKIIGIKNVTTNEHFFNGHFPQKPIMPGVLQIEALAQLGGILCLKNSEKKSKDNLFLFAGVDGVKWKKPVLPGDTLVMEVEQILFKPALGIAKLKGVGYVGNNVVIEIEKMIFAMSK
- a CDS encoding 60S ribosomal protein L6, putative, translating into MKTIVSSQKITIPEGVQVAINSRKVTVTGKHGTLKKSFRHLPIDIRLNKLKKYIKVVMWFGVPDRLACIRTVCTHLKNMFTGVTKKFLYKMRLVHAHFPINSNIVNDNKLIEIRNYLGEKRVRFVKALPGVLIEKSPSVKDEIYVSGADIENVSLTAALIHQSVLCRNKDIRKFLDGIYVSEVTTVEKDE
- a CDS encoding V-type proton ATPase subunit G, putative codes for the protein MAQSKGSNVLIQQLLKAEEEADLVIKKAKDVRAKMLKEAEATATEELKIFRAKEKERLTKGHKEKSTAEDEIVTKIEQNTKDEIKRYKDLFKKNKDQVAQFVYDKVFKVDIDVPDCVQKYM
- a CDS encoding N-acetyltransferase, GNAT family, putative, with the protein product MGILENDMKENKNEELKKTTNKKIYKNSEKLKKNKKGGTNSEINKNCGIIKIVRGCQNGDNIFDFINGEYKKKYIIKGINNTSENISETNLEQKKSEYIFFESINSYELKKYKTSDIIFNMLVDITKNNMENLYNESNFLNKGWSSLKKQKEFMSNKCKLILGFKNVAGNEKKNMTKSGKNDTNNNVNSKQDRNCLGNNIDKESDINFINVLKSNNPEKVEEYLKNNKLVCFVHYRIIPDYYPYEQNIICYLYEIQIIPDFKGIGIGIHLIYMLESLCKSIKINKILCTVLKNNTNAVAFYKKKCLFEMDENSPDNFNTNNSKPCEYEILKKEIIL
- a CDS encoding 60S ribosomal protein L23, putative, with translation MVKATNEKKNTEDNGKNNNNAKGANDKVNKKKGMNKGKTVVKKTINKNSNMKADNFSQKKIQKMTTSIRFKRKKTLKLKKNPKCPKILKSCYKKTLDKYGIIKYPLTSEKAMKKIEEINTLVFICDKRADKRKIKKSVKSLFDIKCAKVNVLNRLNGDKKAYVRLSKDHDALEVANKIGIL